A window of Pedobacter lusitanus contains these coding sequences:
- a CDS encoding DUF6624 domain-containing protein, protein MKTIFVSLLTVISISCFAQKPVNVELKKQLDTILRTDQGIREFLDSEVKEERKDAIAQLLNYPRTVLDKSASRIMRKIDSINIEKVERIITKYGYPGKTLVGEPENTAVFYAIQHSNKIPKYYQLIEKAGKAKELPYKYTAMMLDRKLTGEGKEQVYGTQVYMEMINNPKTGKKEPFEYVMPIKDAKNVNKRRKEAGFDSTVEENALRLGVVYKEYTKEQIREITKQ, encoded by the coding sequence ATGAAGACAATATTCGTATCGTTACTAACAGTCATTAGTATAAGCTGCTTTGCTCAAAAACCAGTTAATGTTGAATTAAAGAAGCAATTGGATACCATTTTAAGGACTGATCAGGGTATAAGGGAATTCCTTGATTCAGAAGTAAAGGAAGAAAGAAAAGATGCTATTGCTCAATTACTGAATTACCCGAGAACTGTACTGGATAAAAGTGCGTCGAGAATTATGCGAAAAATTGATTCGATAAACATCGAAAAGGTAGAGCGTATAATTACAAAGTATGGCTACCCAGGAAAAACACTGGTGGGCGAACCTGAAAACACGGCTGTGTTTTATGCAATACAACATTCAAATAAAATTCCAAAATATTATCAACTAATAGAAAAGGCGGGCAAGGCCAAGGAATTACCGTATAAGTACACGGCCATGATGCTTGACAGGAAACTTACTGGTGAAGGTAAAGAACAAGTTTACGGCACACAAGTATATATGGAAATGATCAATAATCCTAAAACGGGCAAGAAAGAGCCTTTTGAATATGTAATGCCTATTAAAGATGCTAAAAATGTGAATAAAAGACGGAAAGAAGCAGGTTTTGACTCTACAGTTGAAGAGAATGCACTAAGGTTAGGCGTGGTTTATAAAGAGTATACAAAAGAGCAAATAAGAGAAATTACTAAACAATAG
- a CDS encoding helix-turn-helix domain-containing protein: MFTNIIPVSDKLKRYITSFTVSQKGRAFPLRYTAFPNLGTCLAFFNHTLIRIQPQEVTFTKDDTQGPEIILLGRLTRPTLITFNDPVDEISINFTPCGINFFFGIPFLEMAGKSHQLLKESTWTEFASLLFSPPPEKRIEKLEAFLLSSLNEHKGDTLERIFNSTAGMDKLTVPALSAIACMSERTFLRYFKKYFGCSPSTYKKILRFRNVLDARYSKNTNSYHRFLLAEDYYDSSHFRKEFIQFTDCALRQFKRASFLPGNGSSVFKLM; encoded by the coding sequence ATGTTTACCAATATTATACCCGTTTCTGATAAACTGAAAAGATACATTACCAGTTTTACAGTATCCCAGAAAGGAAGGGCCTTTCCGTTAAGGTATACCGCGTTTCCAAATCTGGGCACCTGCCTAGCGTTTTTTAACCATACTTTGATCCGGATACAACCACAAGAAGTTACCTTCACAAAAGATGATACTCAGGGGCCGGAAATTATCTTATTGGGTAGGCTAACACGCCCAACACTAATCACATTTAATGATCCCGTAGATGAGATAAGTATTAATTTCACCCCATGCGGCATCAATTTTTTTTTCGGAATTCCATTTTTAGAAATGGCAGGCAAGTCGCATCAGCTGCTGAAGGAATCTACATGGACTGAATTTGCCTCACTGCTCTTTTCACCCCCCCCAGAAAAAAGAATCGAAAAACTGGAAGCATTTCTTTTGTCAAGTCTGAACGAGCACAAAGGAGATACATTGGAGCGAATTTTTAACAGCACGGCTGGAATGGACAAATTGACGGTTCCAGCTCTGTCAGCTATCGCCTGTATGTCTGAAAGAACTTTCTTAAGATATTTTAAAAAGTATTTTGGTTGCAGTCCTTCAACGTATAAAAAAATACTTCGGTTTAGAAATGTACTTGATGCCCGATATTCAAAAAATACTAACTCGTACCATAGATTCTTACTTGCAGAAGATTATTACGATTCATCGCATTTCAGAAAAGAGTTTATACAATTTACCGACTGCGCACTGAGGCAGTTTAAAAGAGCTTCCTTCCTGCCGGGGAATGGAAGTTCAGTCTTTAAACTAATGTAA
- a CDS encoding ATP-dependent DNA helicase — protein sequence MTNGVPSNSIFDKILSFIEYTNQNIFLTGKAGTGKTTLLKRIKEESTKKMVVVAPTGVAAMNAKGTTINSFFQLPSGSFYPGEISLEDLQSGIISIGSMVSDLSYNREKTALFNELELLIIDEISMVRCDLMDMMDAILRSVRKNNAPFGGVQLLFIGDLYQLPPVTKREEWTFLNRAYASPYFFEAHVIRRNPVLQIELTTVFRQTEPEFVHILNSIRNNQITEGDLALLNKRYDPQFSATDELSPIIITSHNAEANTINKAKLDDLSGEEYVFDGETSGEFRDAGLQAEQTLKLKAGAQVMFIKNDSGDNRKFYNGKIGKIKSIKEGEIYVSFPHEEDLLLEKSSWQSFEYKTDPEQVIVQQQVGEFSQYPIKLAWAVTIHKSQGLTFDHAIIDAGKSFIAGQVYVALSRVRTLNGLILRSKINTESLRSNTEVISYMKPVQEEELGGLLISGQQRFILQLVLNHFSFNRLLTELETVTSRPEIVKANNPEYAAIFTQLRKAIKNLIVLSDRFQTQVINLHAQTGFDDLPALQARIDSAVTYFIKEINMQILNPVNKNIRIKPKNKIQQELQHLFQKYRQVIESRIALLQVAGGLLKAPIPVNHYVSWISEHHLRATVKTKSSSGNQQSTTLQLF from the coding sequence ATGACTAATGGCGTGCCTTCTAATTCAATTTTTGACAAAATCTTATCCTTTATCGAGTATACTAATCAGAACATTTTTCTTACCGGAAAAGCCGGTACCGGAAAAACTACGCTGCTCAAAAGAATAAAAGAAGAGAGTACAAAAAAGATGGTGGTTGTTGCACCTACAGGTGTTGCGGCTATGAATGCAAAAGGGACTACCATCAATTCCTTTTTCCAGTTGCCTTCAGGCTCTTTTTACCCTGGTGAGATTAGCCTGGAAGATTTGCAGTCGGGCATTATTTCTATAGGATCAATGGTTAGCGATCTAAGTTATAACAGAGAAAAAACGGCGTTATTCAATGAACTGGAATTATTGATCATCGACGAGATATCTATGGTGCGCTGTGACTTAATGGATATGATGGATGCTATACTCCGCTCAGTAAGAAAAAACAATGCCCCTTTTGGCGGGGTGCAATTACTTTTTATAGGCGATTTATATCAGCTTCCTCCGGTAACCAAAAGAGAGGAATGGACATTTTTAAACAGAGCATATGCTTCTCCGTATTTTTTTGAAGCACATGTGATCCGCAGAAATCCTGTTCTGCAAATAGAACTGACCACAGTATTTCGTCAAACTGAACCTGAATTTGTTCATATTCTAAACAGTATCAGAAATAATCAGATTACTGAGGGTGACCTGGCTTTATTAAATAAAAGATATGATCCGCAGTTTTCTGCAACAGATGAGCTGAGCCCTATTATCATCACTTCGCATAATGCGGAAGCAAATACTATCAATAAAGCAAAACTGGATGATCTTTCGGGCGAAGAATATGTTTTTGATGGTGAAACCAGCGGAGAATTCAGAGATGCAGGGCTCCAGGCAGAACAAACGCTGAAATTAAAGGCAGGTGCACAGGTTATGTTCATTAAGAACGACAGCGGGGATAACAGAAAATTCTACAATGGGAAAATCGGAAAAATAAAGTCGATTAAAGAGGGTGAAATTTATGTTTCCTTTCCACATGAAGAGGATTTACTGCTGGAAAAATCTTCCTGGCAATCGTTTGAATACAAAACTGATCCGGAACAGGTTATTGTGCAGCAACAGGTAGGTGAATTTTCTCAGTATCCTATCAAACTGGCCTGGGCAGTAACTATTCATAAAAGTCAGGGCTTAACATTTGATCATGCAATTATTGATGCCGGAAAATCATTTATAGCAGGACAGGTATATGTTGCCTTAAGCCGTGTAAGGACACTTAACGGGTTAATTCTCAGATCTAAGATCAATACTGAAAGTCTGAGATCAAATACCGAGGTGATCAGTTATATGAAACCAGTTCAAGAAGAAGAATTAGGAGGTCTTCTGATCAGCGGTCAGCAAAGATTTATTCTTCAGCTGGTACTTAACCATTTTTCTTTTAACCGCCTGCTGACCGAACTGGAAACAGTTACTTCCAGACCGGAAATTGTTAAGGCAAATAACCCTGAGTATGCTGCTATATTTACTCAGCTTAGAAAAGCTATTAAAAACCTGATTGTATTATCAGACCGTTTTCAGACTCAGGTGATTAATTTGCATGCGCAGACTGGATTTGATGATTTGCCGGCACTACAAGCAAGAATAGATTCGGCAGTAACCTATTTCATCAAAGAGATTAATATGCAGATTCTGAATCCGGTGAACAAAAACATCAGGATTAAGCCTAAAAATAAAATTCAACAGGAATTACAGCATCTTTTTCAAAAATACAGACAGGTAATTGAATCCAGAATCGCTCTTTTACAAGTGGCTGGAGGATTATTAAAGGCCCCTATTCCTGTTAATCATTATGTATCCTGGATTAGTGAACATCATTTACGGGCAACTGTAAAGACAAAATCATCTTCAGGAAATCAGCAATCGACAACTCTTCAATTGTTTTAA
- a CDS encoding TMEM175 family protein, translating to MSQSKTIFQIERIILFSDAVFAIAITLLIIEIKVPHLLPEYTSSEVLHAYLELTPKFLGFFVSFFFIGLYWTVHHQLMNYLISYNQKLVWLNLLFLLSIVLFPFSTALDSEYTGQNLISPFLIYTLNILFAGGMIAVLWGYIGNAKHQLSEGLENVHFVRYQQKRALTVPAIFIGVFLLGLLLPFHSISRVFLLLIPFMMGLLKRQYDQKCKDLEKIIEDNQEEEEAG from the coding sequence ATGTCTCAATCCAAAACAATCTTTCAAATCGAACGGATTATCCTTTTCAGCGATGCCGTATTTGCCATTGCCATTACGCTGCTGATTATTGAAATCAAAGTACCACATCTGTTGCCTGAATACACCAGTTCGGAAGTCCTGCACGCGTATTTGGAACTAACACCAAAATTCCTTGGTTTCTTTGTTAGCTTTTTCTTTATAGGACTGTATTGGACAGTACACCATCAGCTGATGAACTATCTGATCAGTTACAATCAGAAGTTAGTCTGGCTTAATCTGCTCTTTTTACTTTCGATTGTGTTATTTCCTTTTAGTACTGCACTTGACAGTGAATATACAGGACAGAATTTGATTAGTCCTTTTTTGATATATACACTCAATATCTTATTTGCAGGAGGTATGATTGCCGTTTTATGGGGATATATCGGTAATGCGAAACATCAGCTGAGTGAAGGACTGGAAAATGTTCACTTTGTAAGGTATCAGCAAAAAAGAGCACTGACAGTTCCTGCGATTTTTATTGGCGTTTTCCTGTTGGGATTATTATTGCCCTTTCATAGTATCAGCCGTGTGTTTTTACTGCTGATCCCGTTTATGATGGGTTTATTGAAACGTCAGTATGATCAAAAGTGTAAAGACCTGGAAAAGATTATAGAAGATAATCAGGAAGAAGAAGAGGCAGGCTGA
- a CDS encoding ABC transporter permease — MNSLIASYGHRMLKEAVYLLVCELACNWTLIHKFVIIMVFLNLKIALRNLKKNKGFSLINIGGLAIGMASCLMLLLYVSYEWGYDKQFKAIDRIFISRLNININGKLATTIATPDKLAGTALQSLPGIEQVSRFSLSSDNNKLFSYGRESYKLSGSFVDPSFLQIFDHKFLYGNAATALNKPNSVLITAATAKKLFGNQNPLGQSIKYDNRKFLKVTAVIEDLPKNQSLQYDALLNWDFYTQEHPESRENGWGSITCMTFFKLKDKSQFAAVDAGLRRMIKAHDEHTQLEAFLFPFAKFHLYNEFTNGKPSGGRIDQVKLFSFLAFCVLLIASINYMNLSTARSEKRAREVGVRKALGSTRGSLIGQFIIESVLLSLIAVIIAFGLLELSLPYFNNLLNIAMEISYNAYPFWLTLITLVLLTGFLAGSYPAFYLSSFTPIKVLKGFTGIGKSSLPVRKILVVLQFSLSICMIICAIIIYSQIQYMRNKPLGFSQNNLVQMNLEGEWRKPEKLELFKAELKKTGVVSSLTEFAQSFAQNGEITGDFSWPGKAKNDKSVIDFRSIGYNFSATIDAEILKGRDFSPKFVADTASIIVNEALAETMGISNPVGKMVRWGDSPLTIVGLIKNFSNERVGTKALPTFFYYNVNRSNVLLMRINPEENLSAAVNTIKRISQQLNPSYPAEITFVSDDMKGHMKNEQLLSVLSNFFGGFAILISCLGLLGLALYMAEQRKKEISIRKVLGADLKSILILLNKDFIKLVLIANVIAFPVAFIFAGNWLKSYDYKIAIAAGPFILAAVMSLCIALLTISMQSFKIAKANAVDALKYE; from the coding sequence ATGAACAGTTTAATTGCCTCGTACGGCCATAGAATGCTTAAGGAGGCTGTTTACCTGCTTGTTTGCGAACTGGCATGTAATTGGACTTTAATCCATAAATTCGTTATTATTATGGTTTTTCTCAATCTTAAAATTGCCTTACGTAATCTTAAAAAGAATAAAGGCTTTTCATTAATCAATATTGGTGGGCTTGCTATTGGTATGGCCAGCTGTTTAATGCTGCTGTTATATGTAAGTTATGAATGGGGCTATGACAAGCAGTTTAAAGCTATTGACCGCATCTTCATTTCCAGGTTAAATATAAACATTAATGGAAAGCTGGCAACTACTATAGCCACACCGGATAAGCTAGCCGGTACAGCATTACAAAGTTTACCAGGCATAGAGCAGGTGAGCAGATTCTCGCTGAGCAGTGACAATAACAAATTGTTTAGTTATGGACGGGAAAGTTATAAATTGAGTGGATCATTTGTAGACCCTTCGTTTCTTCAGATCTTTGATCATAAATTTCTGTATGGCAATGCTGCCACGGCATTAAATAAGCCAAACTCTGTGCTGATTACTGCTGCAACTGCAAAGAAGTTATTCGGTAATCAAAACCCTTTAGGTCAAAGTATAAAGTATGATAACAGGAAATTTTTAAAAGTAACTGCGGTAATTGAAGATCTGCCCAAAAACCAAAGTCTTCAGTATGACGCCTTATTAAACTGGGACTTTTATACTCAGGAACATCCGGAAAGCAGAGAAAATGGCTGGGGGTCAATTACTTGTATGACATTTTTTAAGCTAAAAGATAAAAGTCAGTTTGCAGCAGTTGATGCAGGGCTGAGAAGAATGATCAAAGCACATGATGAACACACGCAGCTTGAAGCCTTTTTATTTCCTTTTGCCAAATTTCATTTGTATAATGAATTTACCAATGGTAAGCCCTCTGGCGGAAGAATAGATCAGGTAAAACTGTTTTCTTTTCTGGCATTTTGTGTATTACTCATAGCCAGTATTAACTATATGAATTTATCTACAGCCCGATCAGAAAAAAGGGCAAGGGAAGTAGGTGTGCGGAAAGCATTAGGATCTACCAGAGGATCTTTAATAGGACAGTTTATCATAGAGTCCGTTTTACTTTCTTTAATAGCTGTGATCATTGCATTCGGGCTGCTTGAGCTGAGTTTACCTTATTTTAATAACCTGCTGAATATCGCTATGGAGATCAGTTATAACGCTTATCCTTTCTGGCTGACTTTAATCACACTTGTTTTACTTACTGGTTTCCTGGCAGGAAGTTATCCGGCATTCTATTTATCATCATTTACTCCGATAAAGGTCTTAAAGGGTTTTACAGGGATTGGCAAATCTTCATTGCCCGTGCGCAAGATTTTAGTAGTCCTGCAATTTAGCCTCTCCATTTGTATGATTATCTGTGCCATAATTATTTACTCGCAAATTCAGTATATGCGCAATAAACCACTTGGTTTTTCTCAGAATAACCTGGTGCAGATGAATCTGGAAGGAGAGTGGAGAAAGCCTGAAAAACTGGAGCTTTTTAAAGCTGAACTCAAAAAAACAGGCGTTGTTAGTTCTTTAACGGAATTTGCGCAATCCTTTGCTCAAAACGGAGAAATTACCGGTGATTTTAGCTGGCCGGGAAAAGCAAAAAATGACAAATCAGTAATTGATTTCAGAAGCATAGGGTATAATTTTAGTGCTACAATTGACGCTGAAATATTAAAGGGCAGAGATTTTTCGCCTAAGTTTGTTGCAGATACAGCCTCTATAATCGTAAACGAGGCTTTAGCAGAAACTATGGGGATTAGTAATCCTGTAGGAAAGATGGTACGTTGGGGAGATTCACCTTTAACTATTGTAGGGTTGATTAAAAACTTTTCAAATGAAAGAGTCGGGACAAAAGCTCTGCCTACCTTTTTCTATTACAACGTGAATAGAAGCAACGTTTTGCTCATGAGAATAAATCCGGAGGAAAATCTGTCTGCAGCTGTAAACACCATAAAACGAATCAGTCAGCAACTTAATCCTTCTTATCCGGCAGAGATAACCTTTGTTAGTGATGATATGAAAGGGCATATGAAAAATGAACAGCTTTTAAGTGTGCTCTCTAATTTCTTTGGTGGCTTTGCTATCCTGATTTCGTGTTTAGGTTTGCTTGGGCTGGCCTTGTATATGGCAGAACAGCGTAAAAAAGAAATCAGCATCAGAAAAGTTCTGGGGGCAGATCTGAAAAGTATTCTGATCCTGCTGAATAAAGACTTTATTAAGCTGGTTCTGATCGCTAACGTAATCGCTTTCCCGGTAGCTTTTATTTTTGCGGGCAACTGGCTCAAAAGTTACGATTATAAGATCGCTATCGCTGCCGGACCTTTTATTCTTGCTGCAGTAATGTCTTTATGTATCGCTTTGCTGACGATTAGTATGCAAAGTTTTAAAATAGCAAAGGCGAATGCAGTTGATGCGTTAAAATACGAGTAA
- a CDS encoding LytR/AlgR family response regulator transcription factor, which translates to MLKCVIIDDEPHAIEGLKNYLAKIPELELTACYTDPLLAINEINKGEEIDLLLLDIDMPEISGIELAGIVQSKIRKLVFTTAHVQYGYEAFEKQADGYLLKPYSFAKFLTTIHKLFPAPAPDQTGKTDQQDFFFIKSKDDNLKLIKILYDDIILAESKLNYVMVYAVDKSILTYISLTEISFKLTRERGFEQFHRSFIMNNKHIDHIDGNTITMNNGRQITVGDHYKKDFSVFVNRNLLKARRKL; encoded by the coding sequence ATGTTGAAGTGTGTAATCATTGATGACGAACCTCATGCAATCGAGGGGTTGAAAAATTATCTGGCTAAGATCCCGGAACTGGAATTGACAGCGTGTTACACTGATCCTTTACTGGCCATAAATGAAATCAATAAAGGTGAAGAAATTGATCTGCTTTTGCTTGATATTGATATGCCCGAAATTTCAGGAATTGAACTGGCCGGAATTGTCCAGTCTAAAATCAGGAAGTTAGTATTTACAACTGCTCATGTACAATATGGATATGAAGCTTTTGAAAAGCAGGCTGATGGTTATCTGTTAAAACCTTATTCATTTGCCAAATTTTTAACAACGATACACAAGCTGTTTCCTGCTCCTGCTCCGGATCAAACAGGGAAAACAGATCAACAGGACTTCTTTTTTATTAAAAGTAAGGATGACAATCTGAAACTGATTAAGATCTTATATGATGATATTATCCTGGCAGAAAGTAAACTGAATTATGTAATGGTATATGCGGTCGATAAAAGTATTCTGACCTATATCTCGCTAACTGAAATTTCTTTTAAGCTGACCAGGGAAAGAGGATTTGAACAGTTTCACCGGAGCTTTATTATGAATAATAAACATATTGATCATATAGATGGGAATACAATTACAATGAATAACGGGAGACAGATTACGGTAGGTGATCATTACAAAAAGGACTTTAGTGTGTTTGTAAACCGTAACCTTTTAAAGGCAAGACGTAAGCTGTAA
- a CDS encoding outer membrane beta-barrel family protein has protein sequence MLKFVQTVCFLFVFYSASAQISVRGKVTDEKKMPVELVVVSLQQGTSVIGNAITDSLGNYQFKNMTRGNYKFLFKYVAYKDSAIAANINTDTLINVQFKNIQSLKGIVVRARKPIFEREIDRLRFNVAETDLVFGNNIWDVMEKTPLVNVSSDGTIQISGTSGAIVYMNNKRKVLSGNALKNYLSSIPSDNLQAIEVITTPSSKYDAEGGAGIINIITKKNKEEGLVGNAVLSTRQTAVNSEAGSVYLNNRKGKWNVFSDLYMSNKSRKPELKKDIYYPPGSPEGLLHRSVNSFNDYQDLSPGGNLGIDHQINADHVVGLLFDYSGNWHKETRNAFRRDYFNHADSLSLTNNKDKLSSQTYSLNLNYQGKLDSSGKQISIDFDALEYRSKNNSVSRTDALDLTNNQSLFVEDWFRSSSPQRISNQSLKVDFEWPVNPKTSLDFGAKASFSKINNDLLFEDRVAEDSWIKDPKTSNLFKYDENINSLYGILNHKINTRWAYQLGLRMENTIAKGWLEGVKAVDRNYTNFFPTAFLKYTTAKEKTFVLAVSSRITRPSFWDVNPFRTYTTDQTYFEGNPFLLPSKYYRQELSHTFKNKTGTYSIQLAASQLLDEFYALPYNPAANIIVNKKVNYGNKYAFSNSITYYNQLLPWWRLSGSTLLGYVVSKGSYASDVVIDNRSFLFSVTTNQTFNISKKSGLSCTVIANNTFPVTIVNTEIGNRLETEVRLRKSIGAWNITLSGQDFFKSNKDRYKVMLNELRIMDQNYYDTRSVALSVSFSFGKSTVKDKRDRDVGYEDLKQRTM, from the coding sequence ATGTTGAAATTTGTTCAAACTGTATGCTTTCTTTTCGTTTTTTATAGTGCTTCTGCCCAGATATCTGTCAGAGGCAAAGTGACAGATGAAAAAAAGATGCCGGTTGAATTAGTTGTTGTCAGTCTTCAGCAGGGTACATCGGTAATAGGCAATGCCATTACGGACAGTCTGGGCAATTATCAGTTTAAAAACATGACCAGGGGGAATTATAAATTCCTGTTTAAGTACGTAGCCTATAAGGATTCAGCAATTGCTGCGAATATTAATACAGACACACTGATCAATGTACAGTTTAAGAATATTCAGAGTTTAAAGGGAATTGTTGTACGTGCCAGGAAACCAATTTTTGAAAGAGAAATAGATCGCCTTCGTTTTAATGTGGCAGAGACTGATCTTGTCTTTGGGAATAATATATGGGACGTCATGGAAAAAACGCCCCTGGTAAATGTTTCATCTGATGGTACAATTCAAATCAGTGGCACTTCAGGAGCTATTGTGTACATGAATAATAAGAGAAAAGTACTTTCTGGTAATGCCTTAAAAAACTATTTAAGCAGTATTCCGTCAGATAATCTGCAGGCCATCGAAGTGATCACTACTCCCTCCAGTAAGTATGATGCAGAGGGAGGAGCCGGCATCATTAACATTATTACAAAAAAGAACAAGGAAGAAGGTCTTGTTGGGAATGCAGTATTGAGTACCAGACAAACAGCTGTTAATTCAGAAGCGGGAAGCGTTTACCTCAATAACCGAAAGGGAAAATGGAATGTCTTCTCTGATCTGTATATGAGTAACAAAAGCAGAAAGCCTGAATTAAAAAAAGATATATACTATCCGCCCGGATCTCCTGAAGGCCTGCTGCACAGAAGTGTTAATTCGTTTAATGATTATCAGGATTTATCTCCTGGAGGAAACCTGGGGATTGATCATCAGATTAATGCTGATCATGTGGTTGGACTCTTATTTGATTATTCCGGTAACTGGCATAAAGAAACACGCAATGCTTTCAGACGCGATTATTTCAATCATGCTGACTCTCTCAGCCTGACTAATAATAAGGATAAGCTGAGTTCACAAACCTATTCGCTGAACTTAAATTATCAGGGTAAACTTGATTCTTCGGGTAAACAAATCAGTATTGATTTTGATGCTTTGGAATACAGATCGAAGAATAATTCAGTGAGCAGGACTGACGCACTGGATCTGACCAACAATCAATCTTTGTTTGTTGAAGACTGGTTTAGAAGCTCATCTCCGCAGCGTATTAGCAACCAGTCACTTAAAGTTGATTTTGAATGGCCGGTTAATCCAAAAACATCTCTTGATTTTGGCGCAAAGGCTTCTTTTTCAAAAATCAATAATGATCTGCTTTTTGAGGATCGGGTAGCTGAAGATAGCTGGATAAAAGATCCTAAAACAAGTAACCTTTTCAAATATGATGAGAATATAAATTCCCTATATGGTATTCTGAATCATAAAATAAATACCAGATGGGCCTATCAGCTCGGTTTGCGTATGGAGAATACAATTGCAAAAGGCTGGCTTGAAGGAGTAAAGGCAGTAGACAGGAATTATACTAATTTCTTTCCAACCGCTTTCCTGAAATATACAACGGCTAAAGAAAAAACATTTGTTCTGGCTGTCTCCAGCAGAATAACGCGGCCAAGCTTCTGGGATGTTAATCCATTCAGAACCTACACAACTGATCAGACTTATTTTGAAGGAAATCCCTTTTTATTGCCTTCAAAATATTACAGACAGGAGTTGAGTCATACTTTTAAAAATAAGACAGGTACTTATTCTATTCAGTTGGCTGCCAGTCAATTGTTGGATGAGTTTTATGCGCTTCCCTATAATCCTGCAGCAAATATTATTGTGAATAAAAAAGTGAATTATGGTAATAAATATGCTTTTTCAAATTCAATAACTTATTATAATCAGCTGCTTCCGTGGTGGAGACTATCAGGATCAACTCTTTTAGGTTATGTTGTCTCAAAAGGCTCCTATGCCAGTGACGTTGTCATCGACAACAGGTCTTTTCTTTTTAGTGTTACAACTAATCAGACATTTAATATTTCTAAAAAGAGCGGTCTTAGCTGTACTGTTATAGCCAATAATACTTTCCCCGTTACCATCGTGAATACTGAAATCGGAAACCGGCTTGAAACAGAAGTCCGGTTAAGAAAATCAATCGGTGCCTGGAATATTACACTATCAGGCCAGGATTTTTTTAAGAGTAACAAGGATAGATATAAAGTAATGTTAAATGAGCTCAGGATTATGGATCAGAACTATTATGATACCCGTAGTGTGGCCCTTTCAGTGAGCTTTAGTTTTGGGAAATCTACTGTAAAAGATAAAAGAGACAGAGATGTGGGATATGAGGATCTCAAACAAAGAACCATGTAG